The nucleotide sequence tacgagaagcacacttggtgagaacgagaaccgagtatgatgtgctttaagaaatgcttATAAAATACTAggtcatgtgagcatagactagaTATTGAGATGCcattaatacttaattagggacgagggttagatctaacgggtacggccgaaccccactcatggttacaattagtacctagtagtgcttcggagtcccagtcgaggttaatcgacgcagtcgaggttaatcgacacaatcgagggaaatcgacacagtcaagggaaattgacacagtcgaggttaatcgacacagtcgaggaaaATCGACAAGGGCATGAGCCATACTAATGCTctctatgtcctcacatgccttaaaggagccataCTAATGCTCcccatgtcctcacatgccttaatgtccttgtacaaacattcaattagtacatggtgtacacaagaaaacttgatttatacaagaatactttatttatacaagatacataccatgttttcatagacggtatgcaaaacgcatgaactcgctcaactttatgttgatgttttccaaaattacatgtatttcaggtgacaggatggatcttgggcgcaactgtcgtaactagaagtagactacaagtttagatgtcatccacttttgttgaattgtaacctagatgaaggttgtgttttaaaacttaaataacaagtgtttgtaatactcaaattttTCCGAATGGAcgaacatcgttttaaatcatgtagttgtttattatgattgaatgcaatgataacaagctagtcacacatcatacgcttccgcaaaagacagggtgtgacaaaaatggctatttttaaaggattaTGGCAAAACctttaaaacgaccaaaccacagggagcaaaatggaagtttactctaaaataaaaTGGATCGTCATTTCTAGTTAAAAAAACACCTAGTCTAAGGGGGGTAAGGTTGcacatcactagtgatggattttactAGGGATGCACATCACTagtgatggttttttttttttaattataaattaacaataacAAGTTCATTTAAACAAAAATTACAAACTAAAAAAACCAAACATTGCaaattaaaaaaacttaaaaaatctACGGCATCGCCCAACCCCACTTTTCACATATTTCGCGTTTGCGTTGAAGTAGGATCGACTTAAACGGTTCGTCAAGAGTGTTGTGCGGTTGTAACAAGACGTTAAATCACTATTTTTTTTCGTTTTCGGTCAACTGTTTAATTAATATACACCTCATCACGTTTAAGTTTTGAAGCCgcaagtttttcttttctttatttGGATTCGGCCATTTCCACCAATTTACCTGCTTTGAATTCGGTGATGGACTCCGCCACCGCTTCCTTTCCTCTACTTGACCAATCACCAGTTTTCTTGCAACACGCCTTGAGTTGaaagattttatttttttgtagGTTGAAAGATTGTTTTTTTTGTAGGTTaaaagattatatatatatatatatatatatatatatatatatatatattttttgtgttagaatgattgtgtgtgtatatatatagcaACAACAAAGGGTATTTTTTATAAATCTCCTCCCCCAAACGGTAAAATTGTAACGGTCATCATCCACAACGGTAACAAATGTTCAAAAATCAACGCGTGATAGGTAGCACGCGTGTTGAAGTCTACGTGTGTTGAATGTTGGCGGCGGCGGTGTATAACACACTATAACGCCTGTGAAGGGTTGATCATGGGCGGTCCCGACCCCCTAACGAGTTAGCCTACATCTTGCATATTGAACACACTTATAAACTACTCGATGATCCTTTAATTGTTACTCGACAATCCCTTAACAATTGTACCGTGACTTTAGGAACGGTTCCAAACCTTTCTATCCAGATTAATCCATTCGAATGTTGTCCGAACCATTTACGGTGTTACCCTTTCAACTAACAAGTGAACTTctttaaaaaatatttacaacCCGAACATGAACTAACTAATTAAGCAACTTAAATAAGTTAACCCAAAACAATTTTAGAAGAACCAATAATTTTAAAAGGATACCAGAAATAAGAGTAGGCAAAAAAGTTATAAAGACGTAATAAAGGTTGCACATACCAGGTGGGGTTTGTATGGTGGTAGTCAACGTGGGCGGCATGTATTGAATTATAGATTGCTACTAGAATTATATAACTATATTAAAAGTTAAATGTAGATCGTggtgtttttttaaatattaaaaaaacctAAAGAATGTATGAAGGTGACGTTGGATATATATCTTAATGTTAAATGTCTTGTTTTTTACAACAAAACAAAATTTTTATCTTTAGAGTTGTAACGACTGAATAACAACTTGATATGTCGAAAGCGCGAATATCAACATTTAGATTAAAACAAGACCGTGTGATGAACCAAGATCTAACCGAGCTTCATCTTAGGTTCGAGGTGGTTTAACTTTGAACCAATTAAAACTTTTAGTGAGTTGATCGTAGTAGTTCAATAAACACTATGTTTCCAATATGTAGGGTTTAAGATatagtttaaccaaaaagttttaatattaaataatgtTATAAAGTAAAGCTAACTAACAACTAAGCATCTTTGCTTTTAGAGCTGCTGTATCatataatattattatatatacacTATGTTTTTCTTGTCATTCATATCTTCATGTGAATCCGAAACTTATACCAAACGATATTCGATCAAAAAACACATAACTTCATCTTCTCCATCCAGCCAGCCAGTATGTCACCGAAACCCATATctcatcatctcttgttttccACTCTACTTCTCTTAATAATccaatcttcttcttcttcttcccaaTCCAACGAACGTCAACTTCTGCTCAACTTCAAATCCACCATCAAAACCTCAAACCCTAAACTTTTCACCACATGGAATGACCAAAACCCTGTATGCAACTTCACAGGAATCATCTGCAACTCCAACAGCAATGTCAAAGAACTCGATCTACCCAACCAACAACTCGTTGGAACTCTTTCGTTTGACTCACTTTGTTCTCTCAATTCACTTGATACAATCTCCCTCGGTTCGAACCTTTTGTACGGATCAATCATCACTAGTGTATCCAACTGCACAAATCTTCAGCACCTTGATTTAGGGAAGAACTTGTTCTCCGGTGAAGTCCCGGATTTATCTTCCTTAACCCGCCTCACCTTTTTAAACTTGAATGACAGCGGCTTTCGCGGGAAATTCCCGTGGAAATCGCTTACTAATCTTACTAGTTTAAGTTTCTTGAGTTTAGGTGACAATTTGTTTGATGACATGCCTTTCCCTTTGGAGGTTTTAAACCTTAAAAATTTATACTCTCTTTATCTTTCAAATTGTAGTATTGGCGGGAAAATACCCGAAGAGATAGGGAATCTTACAATGCTAGAAAGGATTGAGATGGCTGATAATCGTCTGGTCGGAGAGATTCCGACCGGGATCACGAAGCTTACGAAGCTTCGGATGCTTGAGCTTTATAGCAATGGACTTTCTGGGGTTCTCCCGGTCGGGTTAGGGAGCCTGGCTAATCTTGAAATGTTTGATGTTTCGAATAATGATCTCGAAGGTGAACTGTCTGAGTTAAGAAACTTAACTCGGATGGAATCTTTACAGTTGTTCCAAAACAGGTTTTCCGGGACAATTCCGGAAGAATTCGGAGAATTTAAATATTTGAAACAGTTTTCGATTTACGATAACCAGTTCACCGGAGAACTCCCGCCAAAAACCGGATCATGGGCTGAATTTGAATACATAGATGTATCGAATAACTACTTGTCCGGTTCGATTCCACCGGATATGTGCAAACTGGGGAGGATGGAGAAGCTTCTGATGATTGATAACAATTTCACTGGTGAGCTACCGGAGAATTACGCGAGTTGTTCTTCGTTGCTTCGGTTGAGAGTGAGCAATAACTCTCTTTCGGGGAGAGTTCCTGATGGGATATGGAGTTTGCCCAAGTTAAGTATGATTGATCTTGAAATGAATCAGTTTGAAGGTCATTTGGTGCCAAATATTGGTGAAGCAGTGTCACTAACACAACTTTTTCTAGCTCAAAATCGATTTTCGGGTGACTTACCGATGGAAATAACGAATGTGTCGTCCCTGGTGGAGATAGATCTGAGTTTCAATCGGTTTTCTGGTGGAATTTCATCAAAAATTGGCGAGTTGAAGAAGCTAAGTAAGCTTTATTTGCAAGATAACATTTTTTCGGGTACGATTCCAGAGTCTTTGGGTTTATGTCTCTCTCTTAATGTAATAAACATAGCCCGAAATTCATTATCCGGTCAAGTTCCGGCGAGTCTTGGTTCGTTAGTGAGCTTGAACTCATTAAACTTATCCGGTAACAAACTTTCGGGTTTAATTCCGGCGAGTTTGTCTTCGTTGAAGCTAACGCTTATTGACTTGTCGAATAACATGTTTATCGGGCGTGTGCCACAGCCTTTGTTGTTGATGGCTTACAATGGCAGCTTTGCCGGAAATCCAGGGTTATGTGCTGATGGAAGTAGAGATCTCCCGCAATGTACGCATGTTTCTCACAAGTTTGATGGGTCAAAAGTTGTTGTGTATGGCTTTATAGCCGGCGCACtcgtgttgttgttgttgttatcgtATTATGTCTTCGTAAAGTTACGTAAAATCAATCGCAAAAACCCGATTGATCGAGGTTATTCATGGGATGTTAAACAGTTTCATGTTCTAAAGATTGAAGAAGATGAAATAGTTACATCTCTCAAAGAAGAGAATATAATCGGGAAAGGGGGTTCGGGGAATGTTTACAAAGTTGTTCTTGAATGCGGTGAACGACTAGCCGTGAAGCACATGCGGAAGTCGGAACCTGAGTCCGGTAGTTGGAGGAGTGACCAAACTGGCGCCGAGGTTTCAACGAAAGAAAAATTCTGGAGGCGGGAGTACGAAGCGGAGGTGGCAACGCTGAGCTCGTTGCGCCATGTGAACGTGGTCAAATTGTATTGTAGCATATCGAGTGAGGACTCGAATCTATTAGTATACGAGTATATGCCAAATGGGAGCTTGTGGGACAGGCTACATACGCATCATAAGATTGAGATGGATTGGCGCGTAAGGTATGAGATCGCGTTGGGGGCAGCAAGGGGGTTGGAGTACCTACATCATGCGTGCGAGAGACCGGTAATACATCGGGACGTGAAGTCGAGCAATATTTTGTTAGATGAGGATATGAAGCCAAAAATAGCTGATTTTGGGTTGGCAAAGATTGTGCAAACCGGAAAGGTTATCACGGATTCAACCCATGTCATTGCGGGAACCCATGGTTACATTGCACCTGGTAAATGTTTATCGTGTTTATATTAGCCCAATTTATTAGTATAGATTAATAAATTGATAACTAAATATTACTCTCATCTTTTACAGAATACGGATATACATGTCATGTGACCGAGAAAAGTGACGTTTATAGTTTTGGGGTTGTTCTAATGGAACTGGTAACGAAGAAAAAACCGATGGAACCCGAGTTTGGTGAAAACAAGGATATAGTTTATTGGGTTCACAATGAAATGAAAACTAGTGCGGACGTGACTGTCATGGTGGATCCTAGCATTTCAAAGGATGCAAAGGAAGTTGCGGTTCAGATGTTGAGCATCGCGGTCCATTGCACAATGAAGTTACCAGGATTGAGACCCTCAATGAGGATGGTGGTTAAAATGTTGGAAGAGATTGAGTATAACTCACTTGCTATTGTGGGAAATGACCATCGCTTTGTAAAAACTGAGTAGGAAATAGAGGAGACGAAAAAGATAGTCAAAGGTTATATCTTTGTACAAAATAAAGTACACCTTATATAGAATAGACGTTCAAGTAGATTTAccatttttgttttgttttgcttttattgtgttatatatatatatatatatatttacgaaTTTATTTATATTTTCCAAGTATCTTAAAATTTTCATCAAATTCGGCAAAAGTGCAGAACCGAAACTAAACAGTAAACACCCATGATTCTAATTGACTAGATCACTAACATTAGGTTCTCTGTTTAGTCAAATTCTCAaaagtacaaaaaaaaaaaaaaaagaaaaagattttcTCCATTTGTAGTCTTCATCAGAACCTTTAAAATAGAGATAAGTTTTAGAGAACCTAGAATAGTTCTTTAAGTATTAAGATTCACTAGTTATCTCTAAATATAATTTTGTGAGTATatgaaaccaaacaaaaaaaaaaaaaacaatagaaTAAGTGTTCGAGAATAAGATAGGAATAGAGATAGAGAATCTGATGTGAGAGattttttaaaataaacaaaGCTTAAAGACAAATGTGTATTTTAGAGAAATTATGGTGATATAGATTGAGAATCTAATGGGAATGATCTAAGACTAGTCATCAAGGGTTTTCAATTGTAGATGTGCCCACTATAGGTCATACGAATTGGGTTGGCAAAGATTGTGCAAACTGGAAAGGTTATGACCTATAGTGGGCATGATTGAGATGGATTGGCGCGTAAGGTATGAGATCGCGTTGGGGGCAACAAGGGGGTTGGAGTACCTACATCATGCATGCGAGAGACCAGTGATACATCGGGACGTGAAGTCGAGCAATATTTTGTTAGAAGAGGATATGAAGCCAAAAATAGTTGATTTTGGGTTGGCAAAGATTGTGCCAAACCTAAAACAATTATTGAATGAGGAGGCGAGCGGTTTAGTTGAACCATTTACCTTAATGAAATAAAAAAGGCAATCTAGGAATGTGATAGTGATCGAGCCCCGGGGCCAGATGGCTTCAATTTTGGGTTCACTACAAAAAATGCCATTTAGTGACACACAAAAAGTGCCACAAAATAACAAATAAGTGCCACTAAAGATCCTTGTGAGAGTGTGCGGCACACAAGAAAAGTGCCACTAGAAGCGCTGACGTTAAAGCCTTTTAGTCACACTTTTTCAATCTACCGCGCAAAGTTTCTAAGCCTTGGTGGCACTTTTGTTTTTCCACAATATATAAAAATACTTTTGTGGCACAATTTTTGTGTCATTAAAAAGTAATCCTTCTTACATATCCGACTAGTTTTTGTGGCACTTTTTTTTGTCACAATATAAAAAACCTTTTATGGCATAAATTTTGTGTTAATAGAAACTATTTCTAATTAAACATATGTACTATTTTAGTGCACATAATTATGCCACAAAACACATTAtacaatataaaatataaaataaaagtttGATACAAATGTAAATGTAGAAATCATAATATTATAACTTCATTAATACGTTTGATCCGAAACATATTCCAAATGCTAGCTAAACATTATGTAATAAGGAACATTGATACGGATCGGAAGCGTACTCAAATGGCTCAAGAACAATCGATTAATCAAAGACTGAAAACATAAAGGTTTTCTTGACAAACGTCAAATTTCATAAACTGAATAATAATCAACCCTAAACACCCTATTTATAAGATATGAATCATAATTCGAAAAGGAAacaaaataagataaaatattaaattcaaataaaaagaTAATTAAAGAGATCGGGTCTATCCGCATCATTCTCCCCGTCTTCAAAAAAAACTTATCCCCGAGTTTTGTCTTCAAACCAAAGTCACCTGGGTCGAAAGGAACATCGAACACTATCTCGTTCACTATTGGCTTGACCTGCTCAAATATTTCCGTTCCAACTAAAAAGCCATCAAGTTGTAAACCACAGACTACTATGATGCTTTTTTTTATGTCACTAAGCCCATCATCGTTCACCACCCTATCTTCCCTTAGACTAGCAGCAGTCATGGATGGCCCATCACCAATTCTTATTACGTAATCTATTGTTTGTGGTTCACTATTTTGAGAACCAACATGAGAATTAAATAATGGCCCACTTGGAAATTTGCATTTAACTACCAACCCATTACGGTTGTTAATTCCTTTACCCCATGCATCTTCTGTAGCCTTTGTATGTATTACACACGCAAGAATAATATTGTTTCCGCTTTGAACTTCCGATAACAACGCTTTATAGATCGGTGCATAcaaaatattataatatttatCGGAAATTTCATCCACAAAATTGGCAACAACAATATTTTTCGTATCTTGATTTTTTAAAAAAGTCAAATCTCCATCATTTTTGGAGTCATCCGAAGACCTTGCATAAATGTAACAATCCTAACCaaaccgacaccctcgattaTTTTCCCGAcacctaatatattttaaaatattcatatatgtctttaaatatacccgtatgtgaaaaccgagcccgaaatacaatataacattaaaaataaattaaaaacaagaaatattaagttgaggcgggccgcgtaggaccccACCCAAACCTTACGCGGGCGGTTTCAAGGTTGAAATCTGATTTCGTTTGATTtcttaagttcaggcgggccaCGTAAGACCCCGtttagttaacgcgggccgcgtgagatcaatatagtggcgcagcccggtgatgacacgtgtcatcatcgtgtcaAGTCTAGTTGGTGATCCGGACGAGCTACGCTTTGACCGgggtttgacgcgggccgcgtaggcccttgcctactcttacgcgggccgcgtaaaagtcagatttcagccctatataaggaggcatcgagccttcagtctgtttcgttcaattttcttttctcaatctcaatttctgaatagtagaaattatactcgggtctaatacccccctaaatagcgaggttctgctacgatgtaagtatcataacccctggagacgtattagatactctacccgattgatctagggttccgtaacggttgtcatggttctgcccgacgtagtcattggaatgctgtctcggggagggtattactaatgttaaaatgggttattatactaacacacgtgcatttgtgtaatttatagattattcccaagaaatccttactgaaaaccctaagacagcaatgtgagtaatccatctttttgttaaatgtttttacaaaacctcacacaattaattatacattaaacagttattgagtatttgtaagaatacaattatcgtgggtatgttggggttttgtatacaaaatttgttactggcgtggtaacatttccacaagttgagtatgacagtaccacggatgttaattgttatatcttggaaacaaatgtaatggCGGATGCGCCCTCATTACTGTAAATtggttttatttaaacttgattaaactgggattcacttaCCAATATTTCCcattgacaaaatgtttttaaaaacgcgtttcaggtaacaaaatgtgaaagccaaatagaagctagctggacagcactgaaggcttggaaaagtggcaataaagttacctaaaagaaatagatgtttttcttaaataaaatagggtgtatccctatgaaattgtgtgtactgaaaacttgggttttacccatgtatttaatgatatggaaatgtggtattttactctgataaaatatttcctaactacggtcctgatgaaaatttccgctgccaaattagacaataacgcgataccaccgaaactgactcgcggccgcccgttcccgaggattagggatcgggggttgcgacaataAACTCCAACCAGATATTCATTACCACCACTAACCATCATATCCCCACCATTGGCCATCGTATCACCCTTTATAAACTTATTAAAACTAACCTTCGAAATTTGTGGGTCAGCCAAGGAAATCGCACGACCACCGCCATCGATCTTATTAACACCATCATTAGCCATCACCTCGCCAACGGAAGTCACAGCAAAACCACCGTTTTCTACCGCTGCGATCTTCGGACTCAAGGAATTCTCATTCAATCTCACAGCTTCATCGAAACCACAACGATATGAACCACCGGTTGCCCAAGCATACCACACATCATCCTCATACTTATCAAATACGGGAGAAGAATCATAGATAAtgatgtgggcccaagtgtggaggaacgggctattttgtacttggaggcccaagaccgcgtaagaaaagggccttcactaaaatggccctaacttgggctacgagggtccgtttgggacgtgcgaccaggcgattcgaaggcgagaacgagctccatcttgctgcaaacggcctacggcggtttgggtcatcgtccgggccaaaaaacgcttatttctattacttatttgcatttttatgttttttgaactaTTTTGGGCTTTTTGTTTCGGACTCAAGGAATTCTCATTCAATCTCACGGCTTCATCGAAACCACAACGATATGAACCACCAGTTTCCCAAGCATACCACGTATCATCCTCATACTCATCAAATGCGGGAGAAGAATCATAGATAAGGTCAGGATCCTCGTTGCCTCGGGCGGCGAATCTACGGGGATGATCACCATCACATGATTCACGAAAGTTTTCATTGTCCACAATCTCGTTGCCTCTGGCGGCGAATCAACGAGAATGATCACCATATCCTCACGGATTAAAAGGAACTCCGTCGTTGCCTCCGGCGGCGAATCTACGAACGAAAGTTTCTTCTTTTCCATGTAGAGCCATTTGAAAAccaaaagctctgataccaaatgatacGGATCGGAAGCGTACTCAAATGGCTCAAGAACAATCGATTAATCAAAGACCGAAACCATAAAGGTTTTCTTGACAAACGTCAAATTGAATAATAATCAACCCTAAACACCCTATTTGTAAGATATGAATCATAATTCGAAAAGGAAacaaaataagataaaatattaaATTCAATTAAAAAGACAATTAAAGAGATCAGGTCTATCCGCATCAAACATATACCAAATTCTAAATGTTTACACGGGGAGTCTAAACGTTCTTTTGGGTGAGAATTTCACTATCTTTAAACTTAGCTCCAAAGCCTCTCATGATATCTGTCTTGCCatcatcaacaacataaacaagcATTAGTAATGattcaaaaaaatctaaaagtTTTTTAATTCATGAAACTCATTGCTCTTGATTCAAAAGAAAAACATGTATTAAAAAATGGTCCGAACAGCTAGAAACATACTCATCTGTGAATGGAAACTTATTAGCAAGAACAGCTAGAAAATTTACTGCATATTAAACCATATCATCATGCTCCAACACCCATTTTCAAAACATAACATGATAAAAATTAAAATCATATCAACGAGTGAAAAAAATAAATTTTGGACCAACTTTGCTTTAAAGTGTGGATATCAAACATGGAGA is from Helianthus annuus cultivar XRQ/B chromosome 9, HanXRQr2.0-SUNRISE, whole genome shotgun sequence and encodes:
- the LOC110878001 gene encoding receptor-like protein kinase 7; the encoded protein is MSPKPISHHLLFSTLLLLIIQSSSSSSQSNERQLLLNFKSTIKTSNPKLFTTWNDQNPVCNFTGIICNSNSNVKELDLPNQQLVGTLSFDSLCSLNSLDTISLGSNLLYGSIITSVSNCTNLQHLDLGKNLFSGEVPDLSSLTRLTFLNLNDSGFRGKFPWKSLTNLTSLSFLSLGDNLFDDMPFPLEVLNLKNLYSLYLSNCSIGGKIPEEIGNLTMLERIEMADNRLVGEIPTGITKLTKLRMLELYSNGLSGVLPVGLGSLANLEMFDVSNNDLEGELSELRNLTRMESLQLFQNRFSGTIPEEFGEFKYLKQFSIYDNQFTGELPPKTGSWAEFEYIDVSNNYLSGSIPPDMCKLGRMEKLLMIDNNFTGELPENYASCSSLLRLRVSNNSLSGRVPDGIWSLPKLSMIDLEMNQFEGHLVPNIGEAVSLTQLFLAQNRFSGDLPMEITNVSSLVEIDLSFNRFSGGISSKIGELKKLSKLYLQDNIFSGTIPESLGLCLSLNVINIARNSLSGQVPASLGSLVSLNSLNLSGNKLSGLIPASLSSLKLTLIDLSNNMFIGRVPQPLLLMAYNGSFAGNPGLCADGSRDLPQCTHVSHKFDGSKVVVYGFIAGALVLLLLLSYYVFVKLRKINRKNPIDRGYSWDVKQFHVLKIEEDEIVTSLKEENIIGKGGSGNVYKVVLECGERLAVKHMRKSEPESGSWRSDQTGAEVSTKEKFWRREYEAEVATLSSLRHVNVVKLYCSISSEDSNLLVYEYMPNGSLWDRLHTHHKIEMDWRVRYEIALGAARGLEYLHHACERPVIHRDVKSSNILLDEDMKPKIADFGLAKIVQTGKVITDSTHVIAGTHGYIAPEYGYTCHVTEKSDVYSFGVVLMELVTKKKPMEPEFGENKDIVYWVHNEMKTSADVTVMVDPSISKDAKEVAVQMLSIAVHCTMKLPGLRPSMRMVVKMLEEIEYNSLAIVGNDHRFVKTE